The genomic stretch GAACAGGTAGGCGACGTCATCGGCAGGGAGTTGCGCGCCGTCGGAGCAGACCTGTTCGGCGGCGTGTGCGTGAACCTGCTCAGACACCCCGGATGGGGACGTGCTCAGGAGACCTACGGCGAAGACCCCCACCACGTCGGGGAGATGGCCGCCGCGCTCACCCGTGGGGTGCAGCGCCATGCGATGGCGTGCGTGAAGCACTTCGCCTGCAACTCGATCGAGCGCTCGAGATTCAGGGTCGACGTGACCATCGACGACGTAGCTCTGCACGACGTCGAGCTGGCGCCTTTCAGGAGGGTGATCGACGAAGGCGTGGCGGCGGTGATGAGCGCCTACAACTCGGTGAACGGGGAGTTCTGCGGCGAGAACGCCGCCCTCCTCAGCGAGGTGCTGCGTGGTCGCTGGGGGTTCGCCGGCTTCGTGATCAGCGACTGGATCTTCGGTCTGAGAGACGCGTCGAAGTCTCTGCGGGCGGGCCTGGACGTGGAGATGCCTTACAGGATGGTGCGGGCCCGCGACCTTCCCGCCGCCCTGGACGAAGGTCGGGTCGGTTGGGGGGACGTCGAACGTGCAGTTGCGCGTGTCGTGGCCACGAGGCTGCGCTTCGACCACGTCCTCTCCAAGGGTCGCCCGGACCGCTCTGTTCTCGGCTCGCAGCCGCACAGGGACCTGGCTCGGCAGGTGGCGGCAGCATCTGCGGTGGTGCTGTCCAACCGTAGGGTCGGTGACGATCCTGCTTTCCCCCTCCCTGCGGGCTTACAGAACCTGCTGGTTGTCGGCGACCTCGCGTCGGGCGTGAACATGGGAGACTCAGGCTCGTCCGACGTGTGGAGCCTCGAACCGTCGACGATCCTCGGCGCGCTGGAAGAGCGCCTCCCCGGCCGTGTCGTCCACGTCGGAGACGACCCCGAGGCCGCCGCCACGACAGCCCGCACAGCCGACGCCGCGATCGTCGTGGTGGGCTGCACGTACGCAGACGAGGGCGAGTACATCGGCGAGCCGGGAGTCGATCTCTCGTGGCTGTTTCCAGCCGCGGACGAGCCGGAGGTGGTGGAGGTCTTCGAGCGGGAGATCGCTTCGCTTCCACCGGTGCAAGTCCCGCCCCACGTGGCCGCCCGCCCACAACATGCCGGTTTCGGTGTGGGAGGGGACCGCACGTTCCTCGGGCTGCGACCGGAACACGTGCGACTGGTGCGAGCAGTGACGGCCGAGTGCCCCAGGACCGTCGTCGTCCTACAGGGAGGATCGGCTTTCCTGCTCGACGAGATCCTCGACCTGCCGGCTGCGCTCGTCCACTCCTTCTACGGGGGGTGCGAAGCCGGGCGAGGTTTGTCGGACGTCCTCTTCGGTGACCTAGAACCCCGTGGGCGCCTTCCGTTCACCATGCCGGCCTCGCCGGAGCACCTTCCACCCTTTGACCCGCAGGCCGATCAGGTGGTCTACGACGGATGGCACGGATGGTGGCTGATGCGCCGCCTAGGCGTGCGGCCGGCCTTCCCGTTCGGGTTCGGGCTGGGGTCGACCACGTTCGAACTCTCCGACGCCCGTGCCGCAAGGCGGGACGGCGGTCTGCGCGTCACCGGACGGGCGTCCAACGTCGGCCGGGACTTCGGATCTGAGGTAGTGCAGGTGTACGTGACCCCGGTCGGGGCGCCTGACAAGTTCCCGAGACTGGCCGGGTTCACCCGGGTGCAGGCGGAGCCTGGCGAGACCGTCGCATTCTCGGTAGACGTGACCCCTGAGACACTGATGTGGTGGGATGCGCGGCTGGGCGAGCCACGTCCCTTCACGGGCGTGCTCGTCGTCGAGGTTGCACGCCACGAGGGGGATCCGGCGGCCCTCAAGCTCCCGGTCGATCTGTAGGTGGGGCTTTCGAGATCGTCTTCGATCTCCACTCACTCGGACTCGAGCCGGTCACCCTCCTGAACGCCCTGTAGAAGGAGGCCGCATCCGCGAACCCGATCCTGCGCGCTATCTCCTCCACCGAAAGGGAACCGACCGACAAGAGCTCCCTTGCCATCTCGAGGCGGACCTCAGCGACGAGTCTCCGCAGCGTCACCCCTTCCTCAGCCAGCCTTCGCTGCAGGGTACGCGGGCTCATGGCCAGCCGTTCTGCCACACTTCTCAGCGAAGGCGCCTCGGAGGCGACGGTCGATGCGAGGAGCTCTCGCACCTTGTCGGCCAGCGAGCCTCCGTCCCGCACACGCGCCAGGTACGACTCAGAGAGCCTGTCCGCCACCTCGGCGACCGAGTCCGACCCGGTGGGAATCGGCCTGCTGACCTCTTCACGGTCGAAGACGAGGGCGTAGTGGTCGCAACGGTAGAGAACGGGACATCCGAAAAAGCTCTCGAACACGCCCCCAGTCGGGGCTTCCGACCTCATCAGCCGCACGGCAACAGGTGAGAAGGCTCGCCCCATCAGGAATCGGCCGGTTCTCACGATCGAGGCGCATATCGCTTCCATCGCCTCCCAGGAGGGGGCCTCTCTCCGCCCCTCCCATCCGTTACGCCACTCCACGGTGTTGTCTCCGACGACGAGGCGTGCGTCCGCAGGAGGGTCCAACACCACCGAGGCGAAGCGCACCATCCGTGACAACGCGTCGAGGAAAGTGCTGGAGGACACGACGCCGACGCTCAGGGCCTGGAAGGTCGCTGGTCTCACGTGCCTGGCGACCTCCAAGCCGAAGAAGGGATCCCCGGTCTCTTCCACGGCGAGACGCCAGAGGCTGGTCGTCTTCGCCAAGGGGACTCTGCAGGAGGGGTCCGACAGTCTCGCCGGATCGATGCCGACTCGGGCGGCCGACTCCTCGCCGCTCAGACCTCTCGTGTCCAACGCCCGCAGGATGGTTGCGACCCAACTGCCGAGGACTGTGGCCGGTCTTTCTGCAGCCAACGAGGTCGGACCTCCCGGGTGCTCCCGCCCCGTGCGGCTCGCCGGGCTTCACGACTGCAGAGGAAGATTACGCATTTCCCCGAGGGCTTTCCCGGGAAGCCCGAGGGCTTTCCCGGGAAGGGCGGTTTACCCGAGACCGCCGCGCGGTCTAGGACCGCTGCGGTCGGAAAATCGGGCCGAGGGCTGTCACTTACTCGGCAGGCCACGCACCGACCGTCACGGTGCGGTCCCGAAAAACAGGCGGCTTGGCGCCTTGTGCAACCTCGACGGCGCATCGGGCACTGTTCCCGATCCAGCCGCTCAGAGAGACTGACCGTCGGCCATCGGCCGCGCAGACCGCGTCCGTCCGAGTTACGGGAGCCGTGCCCGTCGAATAGGGCGACACGGTCGCAGCGACACTGTCGCATGTCACGACACGACCATGGAACGAACCATGGAACGACAGGGAGGTGATCACGTGGGGGGAAACGGGGTGAGAGTCGTGACGCGGATCCTGGTCCGTGACCGGATGAGGAGGAGTCGGGGGGCTGGCCGGCGTGCTGCAACCAGCGGTTGGCCTGCTTCAACCAGCTGGTCGAGTTTCACTCGGTCTCCTCGGTCGCGGTCTCCTCGGTCGCGTCGAATCCCTGGGTCGATCCTGCTCGCTGCTTCTCTGGTCGCTGTCACGACGCCGCTGGCCTCCGCTCAGACGAATCCCTACCAGCGCGGACCGGATCCCACCCTCGCTCTCCTCGACGCGACCTCGGGTCCGTTCCAGGTCACCTCCCTCGAGCTGTCCGACTCCCAGACACCCGGCTTCGGCGCAGCGACCATCTACAGGCCGACCACCACCTCCGCGGGGACGTTCGGCGGCGTGGCGATGAGTCCCGGGTTCACCGCGACCAGGTCTTCGATCGCCTGGCTCGCCAGACGTGTCGCCTCGCACGGCTTCGTCGTGATCGCGATCAACACCAATTCCATCTTCGACCAGCCCTCGTCGCGAGCCACACAACTCCTCTCCGCCCTGGACTACCTGACCCGCTCCTCGTCCGTGCGGAGCTTGGTCGACCCGAACCGCCTGGCGGTGATGGGGCATTCGATGGGCGGCGGCGGATCCCTGGAAGCGACGGCACGTCGTACCTCACTGAAGGCATCGGTCCCGCTCACTCCCTGGCACACCGACAAGACCTGGCCGGAGGTGCGCACGCCGACGATGATCATCGGAGCAGACGGCGACACGATCGCCCCGGTGGTCACTCATTCGGAGCCCTTCTACCAGTCGATCCCCACGACCACCGAGAAGGCATATCTCGAGCTGCGCGGGGCGACACATTTCGCACCCAACACCACCAACACCACCATCGGCCGCTACTCGGTCGCCTGGCTGAAGCGCTGGGTGGACCTCGATCGCCGTTACGACCAGTTCCTCTGTCCGCCGCCGGCGTCGAGCCCGACCATATCGGAGTACCGCCACACCTGCCCGCACGGTTGAGAGCCACCCACATTACACACCTGCCCGCACGGCTGACATCTCCCAGGTGACACACCTGGCCGCATGCCTGAGAGCTCCCCCATGAGGGAGGGCGGTGCCGAGGTCGCCGAGCCTACGTGGAGTAACTCCCGCCCCCTGCGTAGGCTCGGCGTCCGGCCGCCATGCTCCGGGGATCCGACTCCCGGACCACGGGGGTGGCCTGATCGGCTCGGCCCGGTCCACTCCCACACATCGGCCGTTGCCGGCCGTCCCGTCTACGGACCGGTCGCTGTCTCACCGGGATCTTCGGCGAGAGCCCTTCGAAGCAGAGCCATCTCGCGCTCGCGAAGCGGCAGCTCCATCGCCAGCCTTAAAGCCCTTGGACTCATTTTCTTGGCGGTCCGCCTCAGCACCTCGAGGGTCTTCTCCTCCCCGAGACTCTCTGCCACGTCCGCCAGCTGCGTCTCCAGGAAAACGAGGCAGAGAGCGTCCTCGTGGGTCTGCACGCACGGGTCCCGCCCCAACCCTTCTTTCCGGACGATCCTCCCGACCTTGGCCACCGTCTCCTCGTCGTAGCCGACTGCCCTCAAGATGCGCGCCACGTCTTCGGCGTGCTTCTTCTTCAGATCGCTACGCCAACGCAAGTAGCCCTTGCGACCTTCGGGGTAGCTGCTTCGCGGGATCTCCCATCTGCGTAGGTGATGAGCACGTGCTGCCAGCAGCTGGGCTTCGTCGGCGTCCGGGTCGAGCCGAAGCACCCACTCGGTCACCATCTCGGCGTGGACGAGCTCTTTGGGCCTTCTCTCCCCCTCGTGTTCGATCGTGTTGGGATCCTCGGCATTGGCTGCGTCGATGAGCTCGAAGGCGCTCCTCAGTCGATCGGACTCGCCGGCCATTACGGCCCGGACACCTCCGGGTTCGCCACCGTTTCGGAGCTGTCGGCGGTTCCCCGCACCTGTGGGGGGCCGGAGGTCTACCCAGAGGTGTAGGATCCCGTCACGGATCTCCCCCTTCGCGTCTCCGATGATCGCGAAGTCCTGAAAGTCGATCTTCGCCTGTTCTATGAACCTGGCCCTCTCCTCTCCGGCAATCGGAGGGAGTGGACGGTTCTTCACCGCCTTGGCTCTCTCCCTGAAGCGCCGGATCATCGCGTCTACGTCGAGCGAGTCGGCCAACGATCCCTCCTTTCGGCCGCGTCCGTCCTGTTCACCCATCCTGTTAGCCCGTACTCTTCTTCACCACCCTCGGCGAAGCCCTCTCCTCGCTTTCGCCCGACGCTCCGCTCAAGCGTCCGCGTCGCCTCGCACCGGCGGTTCACGCCATCCTGGCGGCGCGTCGAACAAGGTCGAGTCGCCGGTCACGAGGTCCTCTCGGACTTCTCCCTCGCTTCTCGGAGGGAAGAGTCGCTCCCCGCCCTCGACCCGCGCGTCGGCTGCGGACGCGGTGGAGGGGCGTTCGGGGAACAGACGACCGTCCGGAAGTCGGCCGTGGGACGCCTTCTCCGGTACGGAGACGACGGAAGAGATGATCTCGTCCCACGACGTCCTTGCCGGGCCGGGCCGGTGCGCCGATGTTCCCGCCCCGGTCAGGCGGGCGACCGTCGCATCGACCGGCGAGGCGCCCATGGCCAACGAACCAGGGCGAGTGTGAAAGAAGTAGGCAACCCCGAGTCCCGCCATGGCCACACCGACTGCCACGAGGCCCCATATCGCCCCCCACGGCGACCCCCCACCGCCCCCGCCGACATCGCCCTGTTCGGGAGGCGCGCTCGTGACAGGGGCCGCAGGATCCGCCCGTCGTCGTGTCGTAGAGGTGCGGGAGTCTTGCGACTCTGCGGTCGTCGCGGTCTCCGTCGTCGTCGTCGTTGAACTCGATGTGTCGGTGGACGTGGTCGCACGGCGGATCCCAGAGGTGGTGCTTGTGGTGAATGGGGGCGGCGGCTGGGTGGTGGGTGGGATCGTCGAAGTCGGGGCGGTTGTCGCGGTCGTGGACGGGGTCGTGGTCGCGGTGGTGGAGGTGGTGGGGCTCGACGTCGACGTGGTGGAGCTGGACGTCGTAGACGAGCTGGTGGTCGTCACCTGAGCTGCAGCACGCGACACGATCCCCGCCGCCGAGAACGCGACCGCCGCCCCCACGGCGGCGATCATCCAGAACACCTCGACAGCCCGCTCGGCCCGGCATTCCCTCTGCCGCGATGAGGCGACGAGGGGAGACGACCTCGACGACCGCCCACCTCTCACCTCGGATCGCGTTCTCACCGTCACGTGTGTGCCACCGTCACGTGTAGGGGAGGGTAGCCACGTCGGAACGTGAGGGGAGCATGGCCAGCTCGTCGTCGCGGGGCACGTTCTCACCGATGAGGCCCATGCGCAAGGCCCTCCGCGACTGCTCCGACCAGATCCGGCCTGCGACCGATGCGACGGCGAGTGCCATACCCGCGACGGCCAGATCGACCAAGGCGCGCAAGATCGTCACCTCCGAGGAGCGCCAACCCCACAACCACAGTCCGGCCACGTAAACCACCAGCGAACCCCAGAACACATCGGAGAGCCAGGGCAGAGCACGCAAGCTCGGATCACGGACCGTGTCGGATTTCGGACCCGCATCGGGGAGCGCGTAGGCGCGCGAACCCGCCACGAGCATCGTGATGAGCACCCTCAGCCGGAAACCGGCGAATGGGAGCAGCGCCGACCAGACACGAACGGGTGTGCCGACGCTCGAGCGTGTCTCCGTCCGAGTCGATCCATGGAGCGGAGCCAGGTTGGCCACGGCCGCCTTCAGCCATCTGCACCAAGTGATCCATGCTGCCGTGAACGCGACCGCCAACAGGATGACGAATACGACCTGCCAGGTGTCCGCCACGGCCAGTCGCATACGCATCTCCGTCGAGGGCGAACCTTCCCGCACGGAACGGAGGAACACCCATCTCGCCCCGTCGGCTACCAAGGATCCGAAAGCCACCACCACGACGGCCGCAGAGGCGGTCCATGCGTTCCGGAGGCGACGGAGGCCGGGATCGTATTTCATTCGCATGCCACCAGCTTCATCCGCATGCCCGCAGCGCCTCCGAGAAGTCGGCGACGAGGTCGTCGGGATGTTCGAGCCCCACCGACACTCGTATCGTGCCCGGCCCGATCCCGGCGGCATCCAGTTCGTCGGGTGTCAGGTCTACGTGTGTGGTCGACGCCGGATGGCTGACCAGCGTCTCAGGACCGCCGAGCGACGTGGCGAACTGGGCCACCCGCAGCGACGAGACGAACGCGCGACCCGCCTCCAGGCCACCTCGGAGGTCGAACGTGAGAAGCCCGCCGAAGGCCCGCATCTGCCTCTTGGCCAGCTCGTGCTGGGGATGTGACGGCAGACCGGGGTATCGCACACTGGACACGGCCGGATGAGACTCGAGTTCCCTCGCCAACAGCTCCGCCGTCCTGCACTGCCGTTCGAAACGGGCACCGAGAGTCCGTAGACCCCGCAGCCCCGACCACGCGTCGTACACAGAAGCGTTGGCGCCTTGCAGGACCGCGAATCCCCTGAGCCAAGAGACGAGCTCCCTGCTGCCCGCCACCACTCCGAGCGAGGCGTCGTTGTGACCGGCCAGTCCCTTGGTGGCGGAATGAAGCACGAGATCCACGCCGAACTCGAGCGGTCTGAGCCCGAGGGGTGTGGCGAACGTGGAGTCGACCACCCTCACCGGACCCTGGATCGATCCGATTTCCTCGAGGTCGACGATGTCGAGACGGGGATTCGCGGGCGTCTCGACGAAGACCAGCTGGGTCTGGCCCGGACGGACCGCCGAGGCGAATGCACCCGGCTGGGTCGCGTCGACGAAGGTCACCTCGATGCCGAACCTCTCGCTCACGAGGTGGAAAAGCATCTGAGATCCCGCGTACAGCTGCCGCTGGGTGACGACGTGGTCCCCAGGCGAACAGATGCCGAACACGACGGCCGAGACCGCACCCATTCCGGAGGCGAACGCGCGTGCCGATTCCGCGCCTTCGAGCTCTGCGACCGCTCGTTCGAAGGCCCGCACGGTGGGATTCGAATATCTGGTGTAGAAACGAGTCTCCTCGAGGTCTTGCGCCATCCTGCGCGCCTCTTCCACCGTCGGGGCGGTGAACGTGGTGGTCGCCCACACGATGGGGGCGAGCGCCGTAGAGTTCTCCTCCCTTCCCGCGCGGATGAGGACGGTCTCGGGATCCAGCGACGGCCGCGGGCCTCGAGCCGATCTCTCCCCTCCCGTGTCACTCCGACTCACAGGATCACCTCCACTGCTGCGCCTTCAACCGAGATCACACCGCCTACGCTTCCCATGGCTGTTTGGAAACGGCTTCGATGAAGTCGCCGAGGGGGGCAGCGACCTGATCCGTGTCTATCAGGAAGGCGTCGTGCCCGTTGTCGGATCGGATCACCGAATACCAAACCTCCAGACCGGCGGCTCTCAGCTCGTCGCGTATCAGCTCCTGTTGGCAGAGGGGGTACAGCGTGTCGGATTCGATGCCCATCACGAGAGTCGGCACCCTGATCCTCCGCAATGCTCTCGAGATCCCCCACCTGTCCCTCCCGACGTCGTGGAGGTCCATCGCCTTCGACAACAGCAGGTAGCTGTTGGCATCGAAGCGTCGCACCAGCTTCAGACCGTGGTAGTCGAGATATCCCTCCACGTCGAACCGCTGCCAAAGCGTGTAGTCGAGCTCTTCGACGACCTTCCGCCCGAACCGGTCTTCGAACACCTTCCCCGTGCGGTAGGTGATCTGGGCGATCGCCCGGGCCAGGGCCAGACCTCTGTGGGGCCCCTCTCCCGGTGGCGCGTCGTAGTAGTCGCCGCCTCTCCAGTTCGGATCCATGGCGATCGCCTGGCGTTGTACCGAGCTGTAGGCGATCTGCAGGGCCGACGACGCGGCGCAGGTCGCTATAGGAGCCAGCGACCGCACCCGCCGCGGAAACATGATTCCCCACTCCAGCACCTGCATTCCCCCCATAGA from Acidimicrobiales bacterium encodes the following:
- a CDS encoding transcriptional regulator codes for the protein MAAERPATVLGSWVATILRALDTRGLSGEESAARVGIDPARLSDPSCRVPLAKTTSLWRLAVEETGDPFFGLEVARHVRPATFQALSVGVVSSSTFLDALSRMVRFASVVLDPPADARLVVGDNTVEWRNGWEGRREAPSWEAMEAICASIVRTGRFLMGRAFSPVAVRLMRSEAPTGGVFESFFGCPVLYRCDHYALVFDREEVSRPIPTGSDSVAEVADRLSESYLARVRDGGSLADKVRELLASTVASEAPSLRSVAERLAMSPRTLQRRLAEEGVTLRRLVAEVRLEMARELLSVGSLSVEEIARRIGFADAASFYRAFRRVTGSSPSEWRSKTISKAPPTDRPGA
- a CDS encoding lipase, yielding MGGNGVRVVTRILVRDRMRRSRGAGRRAATSGWPASTSWSSFTRSPRSRSPRSRRIPGSILLAASLVAVTTPLASAQTNPYQRGPDPTLALLDATSGPFQVTSLELSDSQTPGFGAATIYRPTTTSAGTFGGVAMSPGFTATRSSIAWLARRVASHGFVVIAINTNSIFDQPSSRATQLLSALDYLTRSSSVRSLVDPNRLAVMGHSMGGGGSLEATARRTSLKASVPLTPWHTDKTWPEVRTPTMIIGADGDTIAPVVTHSEPFYQSIPTTTEKAYLELRGATHFAPNTTNTTIGRYSVAWLKRWVDLDRRYDQFLCPPPASSPTISEYRHTCPHG
- a CDS encoding methionine gamma-lyase, with protein sequence MSRSDTGGERSARGPRPSLDPETVLIRAGREENSTALAPIVWATTTFTAPTVEEARRMAQDLEETRFYTRYSNPTVRAFERAVAELEGAESARAFASGMGAVSAVVFGICSPGDHVVTQRQLYAGSQMLFHLVSERFGIEVTFVDATQPGAFASAVRPGQTQLVFVETPANPRLDIVDLEEIGSIQGPVRVVDSTFATPLGLRPLEFGVDLVLHSATKGLAGHNDASLGVVAGSRELVSWLRGFAVLQGANASVYDAWSGLRGLRTLGARFERQCRTAELLARELESHPAVSSVRYPGLPSHPQHELAKRQMRAFGGLLTFDLRGGLEAGRAFVSSLRVAQFATSLGGPETLVSHPASTTHVDLTPDELDAAGIGPGTIRVSVGLEHPDDLVADFSEALRACG
- the metX gene encoding homoserine O-acetyltransferase, with the translated sequence MGERETPERPSEPRRLPPATGAWRPGNHPGRRRFATVAREHPLVLEGGGILRDITIAYETWGELDDSASNAVLVCHALTGDSHAAGPREAGHPTEGWWDPLIGPGRALDTDRYFVVCANVLGGCQGTTGPASPAPDTGRPFGSRFPQVTIRDMVRTQAALADHLGVRRWLCVVGGSMGGMQVLEWGIMFPRRVRSLAPIATCAASSALQIAYSSVQRQAIAMDPNWRGGDYYDAPPGEGPHRGLALARAIAQITYRTGKVFEDRFGRKVVEELDYTLWQRFDVEGYLDYHGLKLVRRFDANSYLLLSKAMDLHDVGRDRWGISRALRRIRVPTLVMGIESDTLYPLCQQELIRDELRAAGLEVWYSVIRSDNGHDAFLIDTDQVAAPLGDFIEAVSKQPWEA